The Legionella jordanis genomic sequence CCTAATATTCTAACCTGAGCAGGTGATTCTAATCGCACATCACCAACGGTAAGATCAATCAACTCCTGAACACGTGAGCCTGTATCGTAAAGTACGCTCAATAATACGGCATCTCGCCGACCATCAGGTTTTTCAAGATTAGGCTGAGCCAGAAGTATTTCTAAATATTCTTTTGACAAATAACCAACTTCAGATCGAACACAACGGCGCAATGGAATAGCTAAAATCTGTTGGCATTGTAATAAAAGTTCAGGCTCTTCTATCTGGATGTAACGAAAGAAAGCATGCAACGTGGTCAGTCTATGATTTAATGTGTGATGAGAACAATGCCGTTCTTTTTCAAGATAAGTAAGAAAGTCATCTACTAGAGTAACATTAATTTGCTCAAGCTCTAACTTTTCAATCACTATGCCTTTAACGTCGCGGCAAAAACCAAGCAGTACTATAAAAACATCACGATAAGCCTTGATAGTATTGGGACTTAAGTGACGTTTTCCTGCTAAGTAATGAGTCAAATAATAACTTAAGTGAATAGAGAAATTAGTAGGTTTCATAACTATCTCCCTTGCGGTATCACACCGCCAAATTGTTCATTCATACGTTTAGTTATATTAGGAAATAATTCAGCAGTCAGATGCAGGTATTTTTGTGTACCTGTAAAATCTTTATGACCAAGGTATGCCACTAGAAAAGGTAATTTAGCATTTAGATCAGCCCCTTCTTCATACCACTGAATTAATCGATGTACAGCAAAAGTATGGCGTAGATCATGAACTCTAGGCCCTTTACCCCTACCACCATGTGATATCCCACACTGATACAATAGCTGACGAAATAAGCTATAAATTCCTGACCCACTCAAGCCTCCTTGCTTGCGACTTGATGGAAAGAAAAAAGCTTCTTCTGTACGCTTTTCTAGGGACTCTTTTTCCATGCGTTGTGCATAAACCCGAAGTCTCTCAACCATATCCAATGCCGGAGGCACAAGTCGATCTTTGCCAAATTTGCCTCTTCTGACAATAATAACGCCCTGTTTTAAATCAATGTCACGGATACGTAAATTTAAGACCTCACTAACACGAAAACCACAGCTATAGAGCAAACGAAAGACTTCTGGTATGACGATGTTTCGCCAGGGGGACTTAGCGTTTGGTTTAAGTTGATCGGCAGCTTGAATAATTTTACGAACTTCTTCATGCGTTAGAATGCGTGGTGAGAACACGAATGATCTTTTAGGAGCAATACCATAAGGTGGCAGAAATGCTGAATAACCTAATCTGATCATCAATCGGGCTAACTGGCGTATCAATACAATGCGCCGTTGCCTAGTTGAAGATTTTTCATTAGGCTGTTGATCCAACCATTGTAGCACAAGATTTTTAGGCAATTCGTTTGGGTTGATACTCGTCTGACAGAGAAAGTGATCAAAATCTTTTAATACTAGAGCAGACGTATCATATTTATGCCCAGCGGTACGTTTTTCTCTAATTAACCGTTTTATCAATGGAGCAAGTGGACTTTCATACTGAAACAGCTTGTGATTAGCGAACATGATCCATCTCCTTTATAGATAATGCTACTTGTCGTAAAGTTTCGACACTCGCTTTTGCATAGATCATAGTTGAATTCATTGAAGCATGACCTAAAATATTAGCAATCAATGAAAACGGCGTATTGTCTTCTAACAAATGAGTAGCTAAGGTATGCCGCAGTGAATGCAAACCCTGCTTCTGTTGGCTTCTAAACTCAATACCAGCCATGTGTCGCCATTGGGCAACGATATGGTAAAGATGAGAATTTTGATTAAATGGTTTAACCGGCGGTCTTAATCGTAAAAATACTTCACGATACTGTGCTTTAGGACGTGCATGCTTTATGTAATCAATAAGTGCGTTTCCTACCTCATTCGTTAAAGGCAGTACCAAAGGTGTTTGAGTTTTGGATTGTATGATAGAAATTGACTCAGATTCCCAGTCAATATCATCAAACTTCAATGTACGAATATCACCTAGGCGCAATCCTAATCGGTAAGCCAGCAATAAAATCGCATAATCTCGTTTACCTCTTGGTGAACCCCTGTCAATTGTATTTAATAACTGCGTGACTAATCCTCGATCCCATACTGATGGGATTTTTGCTTGTTGACAAAAACTCACGCTAGGCATCTTTTCACTTAAATCGATTTCCAATTTACCCTTATAAAGAAGAAATCGGAAAAACACACGTAAGTGCGAAACGATGCTTGCCACTGTTTTTTGGCTAAAGCGAGATAAAGAGCATACATAATCCGATAAATCCTGTGGCCGTATTTGATCAAAGGTGCTTATGTTACGTTTCCCTAAAAAATCAAAAAGCAGACCCAGTTGTCGCAAGCACTCCTGTACAGTATAAGGACGTAAGTACCGCTTTTTTTCACAATACTCTTTATATATTTCCAAGTATTTCTGCATCGATTTTGGCATGTTAAGTTTACTTAAAACGATTTTACATCGTTCAAAATAGCCAAACCGTGCATAGTGCCACAAAATAGTAAGACCATATTCCGCATGTCTTCGCCAGTCTTTGTAGGTATAGGTTGGCAACTCATGCTTAATGTCGTAGTAAGCTAGAAAATCCATCATGAGTTTTTCGGTCAATTTACCTTTATAATTGTTTTGCTTAGCAAAATCGATTAATTTTCGCCACACAGTTTGATAACGACGTATTGAACGTTCATCATAATGAAGCACTTGCAACTGACTTAAAGCAGCAAATACCAGCTCTTCTAGTGTTAACCCTTTTGATTTAGGTTTTCGAGTAATCATACATAATCCTCCGTTAATGAGTGACGACCTTTGTGGCCGCCTGAGTTAATTATCGGAGATATTATGTAAAGTATTTTGGGAGATCGTATTTTGATTTTAATGAGGTTTTATCTGAAACTTTACATAACAACTTACTTTCCTAAATAACTTTAATGAAAAGCTTTTCATTAGATCTACTTAGGCTGACAATCTTTGCTTTTTTAAGTCATCAATACACAATTGCATTTTATAATGCGGTACGAGATGCCATGAAGCTATAAATTCCCCAATGATATTAAATCCAGCCTTTTTATAAACATGGACCGCACGCTCATTAGAAATTTCAGGATCGATAAGTACGATTTTAGAATCAGAAAATTGACTTAAGATAAATTCATGTATCATCTGTACTGATAATCCCTTCCCAATATAATCCAACCTGCAAATAAATAAATCTAATGTAACCGCACCATCAGGATATTCTCCTGATTTCTCTATTTCAGAAGTAATTAAATAAGCGAAGGGGATTTCCTGATCATATGCTATCCAATGAGTAGCCCAAGATTCTCCATCATTCAAAAATTCATGAATGTCTTTTATTGTATTACTTAAACCATCACCATGAAGCCATTCATTAATATGTGGCTGACTAATCCAGTCAAGAACAAGGTCTTCTTGTGTTTTATTCACTGGTTTAAAATGAAATCTGCTCTCAATATTCATGTTCATAATTGAATAACTCATATAGCTTGGATAAAAGATTGGTTTGTATTTGTATACCCACATTTTAAATACTGAATACTTCCGACAGGGTTATTTAATCGTATCATAATCCGAATAAATTTCATGCAAAACCCTTCTTACATCAGTACCCTTAATTGGCCAACATAAGGTTTTCCAAAATGCCCATCCTAAAGCTCGTATCCAGGTATCATTATCCACTTGAACTGCATTTTTAAATACTTCTCGTTCTTCGCTGGAAAAAAAATTCCATGCTATTACCAAATCACACGCAGGATCACCTACAGCAAGCTGGCCGAAATCAATAATAGCGCATAGTCTTCCGCTACGAACTAAAATATTTCCAACAGCAATGTCTCCGTGAACCCAAACTGGCTTTAAACGCCATTCAGAAGAAAGCGCCTGTTTCCATAAAGATTCTGCAGCTCTTTGTTCATGGACGTTTTTAATTTTAGGAATTGCAAGTTGCATTTCATGATCATAGGCCTTTAATGAACCGCCCCGATAAAAATTATGTGCGCCAGCCAAAGGCCCATCTGTAGCATCTACAGATTGAAATTCTTTTAAACTTTTCCCTAATTCTTCTGCAAAACATTTTATATCATGAATATTCTCTCTTGAAGCAGACTCCCCTTCAATCCAACGATTGATACTCCAATGCCAAGGATAAGCTGGTGATGGTTTTCCTAGTGCAATAGGTTGTGTAATCTGGAATGAAAGCTGTTTGGAGAGCCATGGCAACCATCGATATTCTTTATCAATTTGTGGCTCATACTCCTTATCACTAGGCAACCGAATCACCATTTCTTCACCTAAATGAAACGTTCGATTATCCCAACCACTTTGCGCAACTGGATGTATTGGTAGTGATTTCCATTGTGGAAATTGCTCGGCAATGAGCTTTTGGACTAAATTTGTGTCAATTTTTATTTTATCCATTAAGCCCTCTATAGTTTCTTTATTGTAGATTTTCTATGAAACTTGTGCGTAATACCTGCATGCTCAAAATCAAACTCAAATTTAAAACCTAATTTTTCCATAACGCGCAATGATGGATAATTATTGTATGCGGTAAAACAAATAGTGCTAGCCAAATCCAAGTGCTCTTCGGCATACTCCAAGGATGCTTGCCCTATTTCAAATGCTAAACCTTTTCCCCAATAGCTTTGAGCTATTTGATAAGTTAACTCAACTTCCTCTTTTCCCTCAGATATAAAAGTCTTTAATCCCCCTCTCCCAACGTAGTTGTGGGTTTCTTTGTCATACCACATCCAGGGAGCAAAACCATATTGGTTGTAATGCGTCATATCCGATTCCAAACGATTTAAAGCCTGGTCCTCATTGTATGAAACACCATAACATTGAATAAACTCAGGATTTGAAAGCATTATTGCATAGTCTTTGTGACAAGCTACTTGGGGAATAAATGCAATAAGACGGGCTGTTTCAATGAATGGTTTATTAACGCCAAAATGTAAAAAGGCTTTCTTATCTATAAGCTGACAAAATTCATTCTTGGCATTGGCATAATCAATCGTATTATCATATATTTTGCTCAAATTGAGCTTAAGTACTTCATATTCGTTAGCAACATTGGGATAAAGACACAAATAATCGCGAAACAACAGATGCTTCGCATACCAAGAAGAGGGATAAGTAACCAAATGAATCTGATGCGTTCGCTCACCCTGTTCATTGTCTTTTTGGAAATAACGCCGATGTGGAAAAACTGTTTCGAAAACTGGGTTATAACGATAATCCAATGATTCAATTTTTTGGATATATTCGGAAGTAAATTCACTCAAACACTTAACACCAATTAAAATATCAATCACTGGTTTTGCACAAATGCCAGGTATAGCTGTACTGCCAATATGCTCAATTTGGGTTATATTCCTGATACCCAATTGTAATAGCTGTTCTTTTTCAACTTCAAATGCAGCTTTCCATGCAGGATTATGAGGCTCTAAGGTAATCATATTCTAAGATTTTGTATTTAATAATAATCAATAGTGGGCTATCTTAACATAGGTCTTAAAAGTGTATT encodes the following:
- a CDS encoding tyrosine-type recombinase/integrase: MFANHKLFQYESPLAPLIKRLIREKRTAGHKYDTSALVLKDFDHFLCQTSINPNELPKNLVLQWLDQQPNEKSSTRQRRIVLIRQLARLMIRLGYSAFLPPYGIAPKRSFVFSPRILTHEEVRKIIQAADQLKPNAKSPWRNIVIPEVFRLLYSCGFRVSEVLNLRIRDIDLKQGVIIVRRGKFGKDRLVPPALDMVERLRVYAQRMEKESLEKRTEEAFFFPSSRKQGGLSGSGIYSLFRQLLYQCGISHGGRGKGPRVHDLRHTFAVHRLIQWYEEGADLNAKLPFLVAYLGHKDFTGTQKYLHLTAELFPNITKRMNEQFGGVIPQGR
- a CDS encoding aminoglycoside phosphotransferase family protein, with protein sequence MDKIKIDTNLVQKLIAEQFPQWKSLPIHPVAQSGWDNRTFHLGEEMVIRLPSDKEYEPQIDKEYRWLPWLSKQLSFQITQPIALGKPSPAYPWHWSINRWIEGESASRENIHDIKCFAEELGKSLKEFQSVDATDGPLAGAHNFYRGGSLKAYDHEMQLAIPKIKNVHEQRAAESLWKQALSSEWRLKPVWVHGDIAVGNILVRSGRLCAIIDFGQLAVGDPACDLVIAWNFFSSEEREVFKNAVQVDNDTWIRALGWAFWKTLCWPIKGTDVRRVLHEIYSDYDTIK
- a CDS encoding GNAT family N-acetyltransferase codes for the protein MNMNIESRFHFKPVNKTQEDLVLDWISQPHINEWLHGDGLSNTIKDIHEFLNDGESWATHWIAYDQEIPFAYLITSEIEKSGEYPDGAVTLDLFICRLDYIGKGLSVQMIHEFILSQFSDSKIVLIDPEISNERAVHVYKKAGFNIIGEFIASWHLVPHYKMQLCIDDLKKQRLSA
- a CDS encoding tyrosine-type recombinase/integrase, translating into MKPTNFSIHLSYYLTHYLAGKRHLSPNTIKAYRDVFIVLLGFCRDVKGIVIEKLELEQINVTLVDDFLTYLEKERHCSHHTLNHRLTTLHAFFRYIQIEEPELLLQCQQILAIPLRRCVRSEVGYLSKEYLEILLAQPNLEKPDGRRDAVLLSVLYDTGSRVQELIDLTVGDVRLESPAQVRILGKGRKIRTVPLMDNTVKLLRNYLHEHGLTSSEQFDYPLFQNRQGNKFTRVGVNYILQKYARMVQKHHPQFKQKISPHTLRHTKGMHLLQGGVSLDIIRDFLGHVDIKTTEIYARANLEMKRAAIEKVSTAPTPKIPTWKENKSLLKWLQSL
- a CDS encoding site-specific integrase codes for the protein MITRKPKSKGLTLEELVFAALSQLQVLHYDERSIRRYQTVWRKLIDFAKQNNYKGKLTEKLMMDFLAYYDIKHELPTYTYKDWRRHAEYGLTILWHYARFGYFERCKIVLSKLNMPKSMQKYLEIYKEYCEKKRYLRPYTVQECLRQLGLLFDFLGKRNISTFDQIRPQDLSDYVCSLSRFSQKTVASIVSHLRVFFRFLLYKGKLEIDLSEKMPSVSFCQQAKIPSVWDRGLVTQLLNTIDRGSPRGKRDYAILLLAYRLGLRLGDIRTLKFDDIDWESESISIIQSKTQTPLVLPLTNEVGNALIDYIKHARPKAQYREVFLRLRPPVKPFNQNSHLYHIVAQWRHMAGIEFRSQQKQGLHSLRHTLATHLLEDNTPFSLIANILGHASMNSTMIYAKASVETLRQVALSIKEMDHVR
- a CDS encoding bifunctional GrpB family protein/GNAT family N-acetyltransferase — its product is MITLEPHNPAWKAAFEVEKEQLLQLGIRNITQIEHIGSTAIPGICAKPVIDILIGVKCLSEFTSEYIQKIESLDYRYNPVFETVFPHRRYFQKDNEQGERTHQIHLVTYPSSWYAKHLLFRDYLCLYPNVANEYEVLKLNLSKIYDNTIDYANAKNEFCQLIDKKAFLHFGVNKPFIETARLIAFIPQVACHKDYAIMLSNPEFIQCYGVSYNEDQALNRLESDMTHYNQYGFAPWMWYDKETHNYVGRGGLKTFISEGKEEVELTYQIAQSYWGKGLAFEIGQASLEYAEEHLDLASTICFTAYNNYPSLRVMEKLGFKFEFDFEHAGITHKFHRKSTIKKL